The Candoia aspera isolate rCanAsp1 chromosome 6, rCanAsp1.hap2, whole genome shotgun sequence genome has a segment encoding these proteins:
- the IGSF10 gene encoding immunoglobulin superfamily member 10 — protein MVGLKLLSHKMKGERGSHPYVVGFLFGFLSAAFPGSSACPKLCACYVPTEVHCTFRYLTTIPLHISQNVERINLGYNNLVKLTETDFSGLEKLELLMLHSNQIHTIQDKTFSDLHLLKILKMSYNKVKVIQADTFHGLMALVHLHMDHNEIEFVNPKAFYGLTSLKLVHLEGNLLKQLHPDTFVTLWYLEVFKTSSIKYIYLSDNFLTSLPQDIFSYMSELESLYLHGNPWACDCALKWFAEWAERHSDVVKCKKGRDAADALQCPLCANPRNSKEKHLTKMPLSSFNCIKPTIDPALKLKTVTVIDDGGFTSVSPKDFMAPLGSMSLNMTDQTGNQANITCNVQKPSKMSPVIFTKTDSTTLLEISLSTFLICSIDHERMQQLWSILALYSDSPLNLTREHLLTEMPYISYKYKQIDSKNEGLFTDVEAKLIAEPPWLMQGQVSMQLDRTATTLNMLHIQYSVDAQIILPDDVPKPNKQKWSMILRDKSSKTEHSVLVSGSIELDCQAFGDPAPVIEWLLPDGTKVRAPYVSEDGRTVIVKSGKLLLHSADLFDTGVYHCIGTNYEDADVLTFRVTVIDPALEHDHLNGRQLSVFLGEIIDLPCLSTGVPDPSINWVTAENMILHSSFKNKLLFHNGTLKIQQTAEQDSGYFMCITANKYGVDFLVYQVLVKRNVNKSQQVTKKDTQVASETTEGSGNKEHGFIGQIQNSPSTIPAQVTSQASMQSSFTNYSILNKTKNNYKEVYRMNRGKISRWFRGQRRQFRLSAKRIDPLHWATFLGKAKNITLLRQENITVKPTEKVFLSSKSSGDEGEISGGDVLTEEELMLLATKRPAKYTLREASGNVVTAELGSISGNDSSFATHNMVTKTEPAATTSMVMHSEMPKDQNWLKKPKPEMERISLEQYQTLPMPPTQMEVTMPSLFKEPSSTANTLNSFQRLVSSEEVNFDLKGKPTLIPTMAITSNSQFIMSHKIIEKPDLFAEKTEKASKISSHQVSSGAASVSNDALRHGYIYNTQKITPQLPAGSAIVAHQQIEVVKNSTTHRPFPRRYSRKRKTFGRRRMIRPDRIPNIAGHRFAFARSGLVPERSSLTLPAEVNIPTVIPSNISVESLTPQILTCTSIKPQYPESTIANQIMTSSNNKIDTYQVYETSTTIPFYSKSIQVAPLREIESGTQLQAIPDIDPSVNTQFTTKIHKPKLNTKSTFTRATVSPFTIKYTIPSFGIHDVSSSVSNGEIPWQTSFGSSYVQKELLQKQSTLQTKPSSEISVTHFPISVPTYKNSSIYETDVSKNDNQTDVPKDLIKLISNNVSLVNHNPIVSLSTTESPSSASMYNFTTGLNKETDASTTLLTFNPATIVASKISKLRMFRPHKKKGQRRRRPLQKLIPFHRNILVNKGFATPSKKIIPSPTTETMRKVTESPSLILTESFSKFTSMDVVTVRLQPPILSTADVKGDNTFITTAQASPNITLETAHTIKPPMELASEKLSSTTPLFEMSLDTTKASTVLSDISLVTKGPIFTEATQTTRYADKESYQNVGITAVPKTQITKTAPHVKHELNPQFPTTTIYMTTSPQISQTKLIQPTQTTSSLRWDKISWQFPFSKIRHIGKPLMVNTLTVLKSPQNSTPYTPLWKTNKNNYVRNWSERTDQVATTTSPKDLNSFYQTRLAKPRISGGKFAVFTILANSDAFIPCEARGNPQPTIRWTKISAGADASKNKHDNRFEILPNGTLSIQNVSIQDRGQYLCVAANQQGSDKLLVTLSVVTYPPRILGKSSKIITVHSGKPAVMKCAAEGHPIPSISWILANKTRISEFSIENEAVSLHSDGTLLIKKVSVYDRGIYTCTANNPIGSDTMAIRLQVIAAPPIILENKKQLILENMGKSLKLPCTAKGDPHPTVHWVVLDGTEMKPLHYINDKVFVFPNGTLFIRNIVPSDSGNYECIATSSTGSERRVVLLQVEQRDITPQIAATSQRLTQLNFGNRLLLNCSAIGEPKPRIMWRLPSRAIVDQWHRMGNRIHLHPNGSLVIESVTEKDAGVYICMAQNRMGDDLILLKVTVTTKPAKIDQKQYFKKLVPYGKDFKVDCKASGSPEPEISWSLPDGTTINNVMQADDSGYGFKRYTLFDNGTLYFNKVGMTEEGDYTCHAQNTFGKDEMKVHIRVVAAPPRIKQNLKNYAKIKAGDAALFDCDAVGEPKPKIFWLLPSNDRILASTQRYFLHVNGSLSITKVRLLDAGEYICVARNSGGDDTKVYKLDVISKPPLINGLYSNKTVIKTTAIKHSKKQIACRAEGNPVPQIMWIMPDNIFLTVPYYGSRITVHRNGTLEIRNVRSSDTAEFICVARNDGGESMLIVHLEVLEILRRPVFRNPFNEKVIAKPGKTIFLNCSVDGNPPPEIIWILPNGTRLYSGIRTLRYYLGSNGTLAINRLSKADTGKYRCAAKNQVGYIEKLIILEIGQTPIIFIHSGGAIKSISGQSLSLHCLAAGSPKPNIIWTLPSGFFLDRPQMNGKYTLLENGTLLIRETTIHDRGSYVCKAQNSIGDSTVVVFVMIVGHSPRITNRPPRNIHTVAGLAIQLHCMAFGIPDPEITWELPDHSLFFTGIKGQLSGSELLHPQGTLVIHNPNSSDSGIYKCVAKNQFGRDFTVTYVQVISNRNEV, from the exons TTACAACAATTTGGTTAAACTGACTGAGACAGATTTTTCTGGCCTGGAGAAACTGGAGTTGTTGATGTTGCACAGTAATCAGATACATACAATTCAAGACAAGACATTCTCTGATTTACATTTGTTAAAG ATCTTAAAGATGAGCTATAATAAAGTCAAAGTTATTCAAGCAGACACATTTCATGGTCTCATGGCTTTGGTACATTTGCACATGGATCATAATGAAATTGAATTTGTAAATCCAAAAGCTTTCTATGGTCTCACATCACTGAAGCTAGTCCATTTGGAAGGAAATTTACTTAAACAACTTCATCCAGATACTTTTGTTACTTTGTGGTACCTTGAGGTGTTCAAAACATCCTCTATAAAGTATATCTACTTGTCGGACAACTTTCTGACTTCTCTGCCACAAGACATTTTCTCATATATGTCTGAACTAGAAAGCCTCTATCTTCATGGAAACCCTTGGGCGTGTGATTGTGCTTTGAAATGGTTTGCTGAATGGGCAGAAAGGCACTCAG ATGTTGTAAAATGCAAAAAAGGCAGAGATGCTGCAGATGCTCTGCAATGTCCATTGTGTGCCAACCCCAGGAATTCTAAAGAGAAACACTTAACTAAAATGCCACTCTCTTCATTTAACTGCATTAAACCAACTATAGACCCAGCTTTGAAATTGAAGACTGTAACTGTGATAGATGATGGAGGCTTTACTTCAGTTTCTCCCAAAGATTTTATGGCCCCTCTAGGATCTATGTCATTAAACATGACAGACCAAACAGGGAATCAAGCAAATATAACTTGTAATGTGCAGAAGCCTTCAAAAATGTCTCCAGTTATATTTACAAAAACTGACAGCACCACACTACTTGAAATATCATTGTCAACTTTTCTTATCTGTAGCATTGACCATGAGCGCATGCAGCAACTGTGGAGCATTCTTGCCCTATATAGTGATTCTCCACTAAATCTGACAAGGGAACACTTACTAACAGAAATGCCTTATATCAGTTACAAGTACAAACAGATAGATTCTAAAAATGAAGGACTCTTCACTGATGTAGAAGCTAAACTGATAGCTGAACCTCCTTGGTTGATGCAGGGTCAAGTGTCAATGCAGTTGGACAGGACAGCAACTACACTCAATATGCTACATATTCAATATTCAGTAGATGCTCAAATCATTCTTCCAGATGATGTCCCAAAGCCCAACAAACAAAAATGGTCCATGATCTTACGAGACAAGAGCTCCAAAACTGAACATTCTGTTTTAGTCAGTGGTTCTATAGAATTGGATTGTCAGGCATTTGGAGACCCTGCCCCTGTGATTGAGTGGTTGTTACCTGATGGGACCAAGGTTAGAGCTCCGTATGtaagtgaagatggcagaacaGTGATAGTAAAATCTGGTAAGCTCTTATTACATTCAGCAGATCTTTTTGACACTGGAGTTTATCACTGTATAGGGACCAACTATGAAGATGCTGATGTTTTGACTTTTAGAGTTACAGTGATAGATCCAGCTCTGGAGCATGACCATTTAAATGGACGACAGCTCTCAGTGTTTTTAGGTGAAATTATTGATCTTCCCTGCCTGTCTACAGGTGTCCCAGATCCCTCTATTAATTGGGTCACAGCAGAAAACATGATTCTTcatagttcttttaaaaataaacttctgtTTCACAATGGcacattaaaaatacaacaaacagcAGAACAGGACAGTGGCTACTTCATGTGTATAACAGCCAATAAATATGGTGTAGATTTTTTAGTTTACCAAGTACTGGTTAAAAGGAATGTGAACAAGTCACAACAAGTCACAAAAAAAGATACTCAGGTAGCTAGTGAAACAACAGAAGGGTCTGGCAACAAAGAGCATGGCTTTATTGGCCAAATTCAGAATTCTCCTTCTACCATTCCTGCCCAGGTAACCAGTCAAGCATCCATGCAAAGTTCATTTACAAATTATTCCAtattaaataaaaccaaaaacaattaCAAAGAGGTTTACAGGATGAATAGAGGCAAGATAAGCAGATGGTTTAGAGGACAGAGGAGACAATTTCGTCTCTCTGCCAAGAGAATTGATCCATTGCACTGGGCAACATTTTTAGGAAAAGCAAAGAATATCACATTGCTAAGACAAGAAAATATAACAGTAAAACCAACAGAAAAGGTGTTTCTGTCTTCAAAGAGTTCTGGAGATGAGGGAGAGATATCTGGGGGTGATGTATTAACTGAGGAAGAACTTATGCTCCTAGCAACTAAAAGACCTGCAAAATACACTTTGAGAGAAGCATCAGGAAATGTAGTGACAGCAGAACTTGGAAGTATATCAGGTAATGACAGCTCCTTTGCAACACATAACATGGTTACAAAAACAGAACCTGCAGCAACCACTTCTATGGTTATGCATTCTGAGATGCCTAAAGACCAGAACTggctaaaaaaaccaaaacctgaAATGGAGAGAATAAGCCTTGAACAATATCAAACACTGCCTATGCCACCAACCCAGATGGAAGTAACAATGCCATCATTGTTTAAAGAACCCAGCAGTACAGCAAACACTTTAAATTCTTTTCAGAGATTGGTATCATCTGAAGAAGTTAATTTTGATTTAAAAGGCAAACCAACATTAATACCAACAATGGCTATTACTAGTAATAGCCAGTTTATAATGTCCCACAAAATTATTGAAAAACCTGATTTATTTGCAGAGAAAACTGAGAAAGCATCAAAAATATCAAGCCATCAAGTGTCCTCAGGGGCAGCCAGTGTATCTAATGATGCATTAAGACATGGCTATATTTACAATACACAAAAAATAACACCTCAGTTACCTGCAGGGTCAGCCATTGTTGCCCATCAGCAGATTGAGGTAGTTAAGAATTCTACAACTCATCGTCCATTCCCCAGACGgtacagcagaaaaagaaaaacctttggtAGAAGACGAATGATTAGACCTGACCGTATTCCCAATATTGCAGGTCATAGATTTGCTTTTGCTAGATCAGGGCTTGTTCCAGAAAGGTCAAGTCTTACTCTTCCTGCAGAAGTAAACATACCAACTGTAATTCCTTCCAACATATCAGTTGAATCACTTACCCCACAAATACTTACTTGTACTTCAATCAAACCTCAGTATCCAGAATCAACAATTGCAAATCAAATTATGACATCCTCGAATAACAAGATAGATACATATCAAGTGTATGAAACTTCCACAACTATCCCCTTCTACTCTAAAAGCATCCAGGTTGCCCCACTTAGAGAAATAGAATCAGGTACACAATTACAAGCAATCCCTGACATAGATCCATCAGTTAACACCCAATTCACAACCAAAATCCATAAACCTAAGCTTAACACGAAAAGTACATTTACCAGAGCGACTGTATCACCTTTCACAATCAAATACACTATTCCCTCTTTTGGTATCCATGACGTCTCTTCCAGTGTTTCAAATGGAGAAATCCCTTGGCAGACTTCTTTTGGTAGCAGCTATGTTCAAAAGGAGCTACTGCAGAAGCAATCCACGTTACAAACAAAACCCTCATCTGAAATATCTGTTACACATTTTCCTATCTCAGTGCCAACATACAAAAATTCATCAATATATGAAACTGATGTTTCCAAAAATGACAATCAAACTGATGTTCCTAAAGACTTAATTAAACTAATCAGTAACAATGTATCACTAGTAAACCACAATCCCATAGTATCACTCAGTACTACAGAATCACCATCTTCGGCCTCCATGTACAACTTTACAACTGGTCTTAATAAAGAAACTGATGCTTCGACCACCCTACTGACTTTTAATCCAGCTACCATTGTCGCAAGCAAGATTTCCAAACTCAGAATGTTTCGACCACATAAAAAGAAGGGTCAAAGGAGGAGAAGACCTCTGCAGAAGTTAATACCTTTCCACAGAAACATTTTGGTCAATAAAGGATTTGCTACACCCTCTAAAAAGATTATCCCTTCTCCGACTACAGAAACAATGAGAAAAGTAACTGAGTCTCCTAGCCTCATACTGACTGAATCGTTTTCAAAATTTACCAGTATGGATGTAGTTACAGTTAGACTACAGCCACCAATTCTCAGCACAGCAGATGTAAAAGGAGACAATACATTCATAACTACTGCTCAAGCATCACCAAATATAACCCTTGAAACTGCTCACACCATTAAGCCACCAATGGAGCTGGCATCTGAAAAACTTTCATCTACAACCCCACTGTTTGAAATGTCCTTGGATACAACAAAGGCAAGCACAGTATTATCAGATATATCTCTGGTAACAAAGGGACCAATATTTACTGAAGCAACACAAACTACTAGATACGCAGATAAGGAATCTTACCAGAATGTGGGAATAACAGCAGTTCCAAAAACACAAATAACAAAAACGGCTCCTCATGTGAAACATGAGCTAAACCCACAGTTTCCTACTACTACAATTTACATGACCACTAGTCCACAAATATCCCAAACAAAGCTCATCCAGCCCACACAAACCACTTCATCTCTCAGATGGGATAAAATCTCATGGCAGTTTCCATTTTCTAAAATCAGACATATTGGAAAACCCCTCATGGTTAACACATTGACAGTATTAAAATCACCTCAGAACTCCACCCCGTATACTCCTTTGTGGAAGACAAATAAGAACAATTATGTCAGAAATTGGTCTGAAAGAACAGACCAGGTAGCCACTACCACCAGTCCAAAAGACTTAAATTCATTCTACCAAACCAGATTGGCAAAACCCAGAATAAGTGGAGGAAAATTTGCAGTGTTCACCATCCTGGCTAATTCAGATGCTTTCATCCCATGTGAAGCCAGAGGTAATCCTCAACCAACCATACGCTGGACCAAGATATCAGCAG GAGCTGATGCATCAAAAAACAAGCATGATAACAGATTTGAGATTCTTCCCAATGGTACACTCTCCATTCAGAATGTCAGCATTCAGGATCGTGGACAGTATTTGTGTGTGGCTGCCAACCAGCAAGGTTCAGACAAGCTTCTTGTCACCTTGTCTGTGGTTACCTATCCACCAAGAATTCTAGGGAAAAGTTCCAAGATTATTACTGTCCACTCTGGAAAGCCAGCAGTTATGAAGTGTGCAGCTGAAGGCCATCCCATTCCTTCTATATCTTGGATCCTCGCAAACAAAACTCGTATCTCTGAATTTTCAATAGAAAATGAGGCTGTTTCTCTACACTCAGATGGCACATTACTGATCAAGAAAGTCAGTGTTTATGACAGAGGGATTTATACCTGCACAGCAAATAATCCAATTGGCTCAGATACTATGGCAATAAGGTTGCAAGTCATTGCTGCACCACCCATTATACTGGAAAATAAGAAGCAACTTATATTAGAGAACATGGGGAAAAGTTTGAAGCTTCCTTGCACTGCCAAAGGAGACCCTCATCCAACAGTTCACTGGGTCGTCCTTGATGGAACAGAGATGAAACCACTGCACTACATAAATGACAAGGTTTTTGTGTTTCCTAATGGAACACTTTTTATCAGGAATATAGTTCCTTCTGACAGCGGGAATTATGAATGTATAGCTACAAGCTCCACTGGTTCAGAAAGGAGAGTAGTACTACTTCAAGTGGAACAAAGAGATATAACACCCCAAATTGCAGCTACATCCCAAAGATTGACTCAGCTGAATTTTGGGAATAGGTTGCTTCTCAATTGCTCAGCTATAGGGGAGCCAAAGCCCAGGATAATGTGGAGATTACCTTCCAGAGCTATTGTTGACCAGTGGCACAG AATGGGGAACCGAATCCACTTGCATCCCAACGGATCCTTAGTTATTGAGTCAGTCACAGAAAAGGATGCAGGTGTCTATATCTGCATGGCACAAAACAGAATGGGAGATGATTTGATCCTTTTGAAAGTCACTGTGACAACGAAGCCTGCAAAAATTGAtcaaaaacaatattttaagaaACTGGTACCTTATGGGAAAGACTTCAAAGTGGATTGTAAAGCTTCTGGATCTCCTGAGCCAGAAATATCTTGGAGTTTGCCAGATGGCACAACAATCAATAATGTAATGCAAGCAGATGACAGTGGATATGGGTTTAAGAGATATACTCTGTTTGACAATGGGACTCTGTATTTCAATAAGGTTGGAATGACAGAAGAAGGGGATTACACTTGCCATGCTCAAAATACATttggaaaagatgaaatgaaagtgCACATAAGAGTGGTTGCAGCTCCACCTCGTATCAAGCAGAATTTGAAGAACTATGCAAAGATAAAAGCAGGAGATGCTGCACTCTTTGACTGTGATGCAGTAGGGGAACCTAAGCCAAAAATATTTTGGCTGTTGCCTTCCAATGATAGGATCTTAGCTTCAACTCAGAGATATTTTCTCCATGTTAATGGGTCACTGTCAATCACTAAAGTAAGGCTTTTAGATGCTGGAGAATATATATGTGTTGCGCGCAACTCTGGTGGAGATGATACCAAGGTTTATAAACTAGATGTCATCTCTAAACCACCTCTGATCAATGGCTTGTATTCAAACAAGACTGTCATTAAAACAACAGCTATAAAACACTCAAAAAAACAAATAGCTTGTAGAGCTGAAGGAAACCCTGTACCCCAGATTATGTGGATCATGCCTGATAATATTTTCCTAACAGTCCCATACTATGGAAGTAGGATAACAGTACATAGAAATGGGACACTTGAAATTCGTAATGTAAGATCTTCAGATACCGCGGAATTTATTTGTGTAGCACGCAATGATGGGGGAGAAAGCATGCTGATAGTCCATTTGGAGGTTTTAGAAATCCTAAGGCGCCCGGTGTTCAGGAACCCATTTAATGAGAAAGTCATAGCAAAACCTGGAAAAACCATATTCTTGAATTGTTCTGTTGATGGAAACCCACCTCCTGAGATAATTTGGATATTACCAAATGGCACACGACTCTACAGTGGTATTCGAACACTCCGGTATTACTTGGGAAGCAATGGCACCCTTGCCATCAATAGACTTTCCAAAGCAGATACAGGAAAATACCGATGTGCAGCTAAAAATCAAGTAGGCTATATTGAAAAGTTGATCATACTGGAAATTGGTCAAACACCCATAATTTTTATCCACTCAGGAGGGGCAATAAAAAGCATTAGTGGGCAATCTTTGTCTCTTCACTGTCTAGCTGCTGGAAGTCCCAAGCCAAACATTATATGGACACTTCCTAGTGGCTTCTTCCTAGACCGGCCTCAAATGAATGGGAAATATACATTATTAGAAAATGGCACCTTACTTATCAGAGAAACAACCATTCATGATAGAGGAAGTTATGTATGCAAAGCTCAGAACTCTATTGGTGATTCaacagttgttgtttttgtaaTGATTGTGGGACATTCACCAAGGATTACAAACCGGCCACCAAGGAATATTCACACTGTGGCTGGGTTAGCAATTCAGCTGCATTGTATGGCATTTGGGATACCAGATCCAGAAATTACATGGGAGCTGCCTGACCATTCATTATTTTTCACAGGCATCAAAGGTCAACTATCTGGAAGTGAACTTCTTCATCCGCAAGGAACATTAGTCATTCATAATCCAAATTCATCAGATTCAGGCATATATAAATGTGTGGCTAAGAATCAGTTTGGCAGGGATTTCACAGTGACATATGTTCAAGTTATTTCAAATAGGAATGAAGTCTAA